From a single Nitrospinota bacterium genomic region:
- a CDS encoding DoxX family membrane protein has product MAATKSGAWSSPGTVAAARLLVGGVFLVAGVGKLLEPAGAFAQILGAYRLVPAEAVPLIATWLPWGELVLGIYLIVGFETRWAGAAAAVCFAVFSAAIATNLILGAPLEDCGCFGTLLKREGATITLVGDLVLGGVSLWLVRHPVSRTSLDGWLEARGW; this is encoded by the coding sequence GTGGCTGCCACGAAGAGCGGGGCGTGGAGCTCCCCGGGCACAGTGGCGGCAGCCCGGCTCCTGGTGGGGGGGGTATTTCTTGTCGCAGGGGTCGGAAAGCTATTGGAGCCTGCAGGGGCGTTTGCCCAGATCTTGGGGGCTTACCGTCTCGTGCCCGCCGAGGCTGTCCCGCTCATCGCGACATGGCTCCCGTGGGGGGAACTCGTCCTAGGCATCTACCTGATTGTGGGTTTCGAGACCCGTTGGGCCGGCGCTGCTGCGGCCGTCTGCTTCGCGGTTTTCTCCGCCGCCATCGCCACAAACTTGATTCTCGGCGCACCCCTGGAAGATTGCGGCTGCTTCGGTACCCTGCTCAAACGTGAGGGGGCCACCATCACGCTAGTCGGCGACCTCGTTCTCGGGGGCGTGAGCCTCTGGCTGGTGCGCCACCCGGTGAGCCGGACAAGCCTAGACGGATGGCTGGAGGCCAGGGGCTGGTAG